The following DNA comes from Mycolicibacterium aromaticivorans JS19b1 = JCM 16368.
GCCGAAAGACACCGGGCTGGCGGACTACGTCGGAGCTTTCGCCGTCACGTCAGGACTCGGCGGCGGCGAGAAGATCGCAGAGTTCAAGGCCGCGCTCGACGACTACAGTGCGATCCTGCTGGAGTCGATCGCCGACCGCCTGGCGGAGGCGTTCGCCGAACGCATGCATCAGCGGGTCCGCAAGGAGTTCTGGGGCTACCAGCCCGACGAGCAGCTCGACAACGACGCACTGATCGGCGAGAAGTACGTCGGAATCCGTCCCGCGCCCGGCTATCCAGCCTGCCCTGAGCACACCGAGAAGATGACGCTCTGGGAGCTGATGGACGTCAAGGAGCGCACCGGTATCGAGCTGACCGAGTCGATGGCGATGTGGCCCGGCGCCGCGGTCAGCGGCTGGTACTTCTCGCACCCGCAGTCGCAGTACTTCGTGGTCGGGCGGCTGGCCCAGGATCAGGTTGCCGACTACGCCAGGCGCAAGGGCTGGACCCTGGCCGAGGCCGAGCGCTGGCTGGCGCCGAATCTCGGCTACAACCCGGAGGACTAGGTCCTAGCGCCGGAAGTACAGGCTGCCCCGGAACTGAAGCAACACAGCGACGGTCGCGGTCCAGCCGGTCTGGTGGCTGGCCCCGAGGCCGCGGCCGGAGTCGCCGTCGAAGTACTCGTGGAACGGGATCAGGTCGCGCCAGTGCGGGTCGGTCTGGAAGTACTCGTTGGTCCCGAACACCGCGCGCCGGCCGTTCTCGTCACGGACCAGCAGTCCGGTGAGCTGGCGGGCCAACCGGTCGGCCACCACATGCAGGGTGACCTCGTCGGCCGACCCGGCGGGATCAGGAACGCGGTAGGTATCGCCGAGGAACCGGGCGTAGGAGTTCAGCGCTTGGACGATAAGGAAATTGGTCGGCAGCCAGACAGGGCCGCGCCAGTTCGAGTTCCCGCCGAACATCCGGCTGCGTGATTCGGCAGGCTGATAGTCCACAACGTAGTCGACGCCGTCGACGTGGTAGGTGTACGGGTGGTCCCGGTGGTACCGCGACAGTGACCGGATTCCGTTGGGGGACAGGAACTGCTCAGGGTCGAGGAGCCGTCGCAGGATATGGGTGAGCCGGTCCTCGTGGATGACGCCGATCATCAGATGCGTGCCGTCGCCGCCACTCATCACCAGCTTGACATCGTCGTCGGTGTGCTCGTAAGTCTTGGCCAGCGCTTCGAGGCAGTGCCGCAGGATCGAGGTGACCTCGGTCGCGCTGGTCGGGATGGCGATCGCCGCAAACAGTGGAACGATCGCCTGAATCGAGAACACCTCCAGCGATCTGCTTGTCCCGTCCGGCATTTCGATGACGTCGTGATAGAAGTTCGTGTCGTCGTTCCAGAAGCTGACCCGGTAGGTACCCTTCTCCAGCGAGTTGGCCACCAGCCACGCGTCCCACACCCACCGGCTGAACATGTCGGTATAGCTCGGATCTGTTTGGGACAGTTCGATCGCCATCTCCAACAGATGGAAGACCAGCGCCGCCATCCACGCGGTACCGTCGACCTGGGCGAGCTCGCCGCCGGTGGGAAGCGGCTCGTCGCGGTCGAACACCCCGATGTTGTCCATGCCGAGGAACCCACCGCCGAACACGCCGCGGTTGGTCTCGTCCTTCTGATTCAGCCACCACATCGCGTTGAGGGTGGCTGATCGGTACGCGGTGGCCAGGAAATCGAAATCGCCGACACCGCTGCGGAGCTGATCGAGTTGGTAGACCTGCCACGCCGCCCAGGCATGCACCGGGGGATTGGTGTCACCGAACTTCCATTCGTAGGCCGGGATCTGGCCGTGCGGATGTTGTGCGGTGGAGCCGTGCAGGACGAGTACCTGCGCCTTGGCGAACTCGGGATCGATGAGCGCCATGGCGACACAGTGAAAGGCCAAGTCCCAGGCGGCGAACCACGGGTACTCCCACGCATCGGGCATCAGGATGATAGCGCTGACTGCGAAGTGCTGCCAGTCGTGGTTGCGTGCGCTCCAGCGTTCGCGCGGCGGTGGCGGCTGCTCCGGGTCGCCCTTGAGCCAGCGCCGGACCGCGTAGTTGTAGAACTGTTTGCACCACAGCAGTCCGGCGAAGGCCTGCCGTTGGACCAGCCGTTCGTCGTCGCTCAGGTCCGGTGTCGCGATCGAGCGATAGAACTCGTCGGATTCGCGCTTGCGCTCCGCGAGCACCGCATCGGCGTACTCGGGCGGACGGACGGTATCCGAGCTCGCGAAACGCACCGTGACGGTCAAGCTTTCACCGGGCTGTACGGTGGACGAGACGATAGCGGCGAGCTTGCTGCCCGCGGCGGGGTCGACGGCGCCGGCGATGCCGTCGACCAGGTAGTCGTTGATGCCGTCTTTGGTGGTGGCCGAGGTGTTGGCCGAGGAGAACAGCAGCCGGTTGTTGGTCTCGTTCTCGCAGAAGACCAGTCGCGGAGTGTCTCCGCAGGAGCTGGTGACCGTATACCACCGCTGGCCGAGCTTGGGGTGCCAGGTGCGCGCCGCCCCCTCGCCGCAGGCGGTGATCCGCGGCCTGTCCTGGTCGGGATCCCAGGACCAGGTGTTGCGGTACCACAGCTGCGGCAGCACATGGATCGGCGCCGCGTCCGGTCCGCGGTTGGTCACCGTGATACGGCAGAAGACGTCCTCCGGCCCGTCCTTGGCGTAGGCCACCTCGACGTCGAAATAGCGTTGCTCCAGCCATTGTTGGCGCAACGCTTCGAACAGTTCGTACTCGTCGTCCGCGGGCCCGCGCTGCTGGTTCGTGCGCAGCAGGTCGTCGTAGGGGAATGCGGCCTGCGGGTATTTGTAGACCAGGGACGCATAGGCGTGGGTGGGCAGGTTGTCGGTGTAGAACCAGTAGTCCTTGACGTCCTCGCCGTGGTTGCCTTCCTCGTTGGCCACGCCGTAGGGCCGTTCCTTGAGGATGCGGTCGTGACCGTTCCAAAGAGCGACGCCCAGACAGATGGTCTGCTCGTCATCGCACCAGCCCGCCAGGCCGTCGTCGCTCCAGCGGTATGCCCTGCTGCGCGCGTGGTCGAAGGGAAAGTACGCCCAGGCGTCGCCATCGGCGCTGTAATCCTCTCGCACGCTGCCCCATGCGCGTTCGCTCAGGTAGGTTCCCCAGCGCCGCCAGGGTGCCACGCCGGTCGTGGCCTCGTCGAGACGGGTCTGTTCGGCCGTGCTCACTGGTGGTCAGGCAGCCAGGGCTGACGCCAGGCCGGGTATCCCGCTACCAGTTCGTCAGCTCCCTTCGGTCCCCACGAACCCGGTTGGTAGACCTCGACCGGCGGCGGTGAATCCAGCAGCGGCTCGACGACCCGCCAGGTTTCCTCAACACCGTCTTCCCTGATGAACTGGCTCGAGTCGCCGCGCATGGCGTCTCCGAGCAGTCGCTCGTAAGGTTCGGGGGCGGTGGCCATTTCGTCGGCGAACACCAGGCAGAGGTTGACGGCGCGGGTGGCGTCGGCGCCGGATTCCTTGGCTTGGAGCACGAGGTCGACGCCGGGGTTGGGATCGATCCGGAAGATCAGTTCGTTCTGCTCGTCGATCTCCGGCAGGAACGGCAGTGGAGGCGGTCGCTTGAAGATGACCCGAATCTCGGTTGCCCGCACCGGAAGAGCCTTGCCGGCGCGGATGAAGAACGGCACACCCGACCAGCGCCAGTTGTCGATGTACAACTTCAGCGCCGTGTAGGTCTCGGTCTGCGAGTCGGGCGCGACGCCGTCGATGTCCCGGTAGCCGGCGTACTGACCGCGCACGTAGTGCTTGGGGTCGGCGGGACGGATGGACTTGAACAGCTCGACCCGCTTGTCCCGGAATCCGTCTGGGCCGCCGCTCGATGGTTCGGAGGCGATCAGCCCGATCAGCTGCAGCAGATGGTTCTGTACGACGTCGCGCAATGCCCCGACCGGGTCGTAGAAGTGGCCGCGATCCTCAACGCCGAAGTTCTCGGCCATCGTGATCTGCACGGCCTCGATCCGGTCGCGGTTCCAGAGCGGCTCGATGATCGAGTTGGAGAACCGGATGTAGCGGATGTCCATCGCCGGTTCCTTGCCGAGGAAGTGGTCGATGCGGTAGATCTGCCACTCCTGTAGGTGCGCGCTCAACTGGTCGTTGAGGGCCTTCGCCGACGAAAGGTCGTGTCCGAACGGTTTTTCCACCACCACGCGGGCATTGCCGGTCAGGCCGGCGCCGGCGAGGCCGTCCACCACCCGCCCGAACAGTGACGGCGGGATCTCCAGATAGAACACCGGATAGGTGCGTCCTTTGATGGCGTCCGCCACCTTGGTGTAGGTCGCGGCGTCGGCGAAGTCGCCGGAGACCATCGACAACCGCGCCGCGAATCGGGCGAACACGTCGTCGTCGACCGGTTCGCCGGTGGCCTCGATCGCAGCCCGGGCGTGCTCCCGCAGGGTGTCGGCGGACCAGTCGTCCAGCGCCACCCCGACGATCGGGCACCCGAGCAGGCCGCGCCGCTCCAAGCGGTACAGCGACCGGAACGTCATCTTCCTGGCCAAGTCACCGGTGATGCCGAATATCACCAGAACATCTGCGGCGGATGCGCTTTGAGCGGCCATCACTTCTTCTCCGCGTGGCCGCCGAATTCGCTGCGCATCGCCGAGCAGATCTTGTCGGTGAAGTCGCCCAGCTGCCGGGACTGGAAGCGCTCGTAGAGGGCGGTGGTGATGACCGGGGCGGGGATACCTTCGTCCACTGCGGCGAGCACCGTCCAGCGTCCTTCGCCGGAATCCGATACCCGCCCGGAGAACTGGTCGAGGCCGGGCGAGGCGGCGAACGCGTCTGCGATCAGGTCCACCAGCCAGGATCCGACCACCGATCCGCGGCGCCAGACTTCGGCGACCTCGCCGACGTTGATGTCGTACTGATAGGCCCACGGGTCGCGCAGGGGAGTGGTCTCGGCGTCGACCACCCGATCGACCGTGCCTGCGTTGGCGTGCTTGATGATGCTCAGCCCCTCGGCAATCGCGGCCATCATGCCGTACTCGACACCGTTGTGAACCATCTTCACGAAGTGTCCGGCGCCGTTGGGGCCGCAGTGCAGGTACCCCTCGGGGGCGGTTCCGGTGGCATCCGCCGGCCGGCTCGGGGTGGGTTCGGCCGTACCGATCCCGGGCGCGATGGTCTTGAAAATCGGATCGAGCCGATCGACCACCTCGGTCTCTCCGCCGATCATCAGGCAGTAGCCGCGGTCGAGCCCCCAGACGCCTCCGCTGGTGCCGCAATCGACGTAATGCAGACCACTTTCGGCGAGCTTCTGCGCCCGGGTGATGTCGTCGCGGTAGTACGAGTTACCGCCGTCGATCACTGTGTCGCCGGACGACAGCAGCGGAACCAGAGCGTCGAGTGTCGAGTCGACGATCGCGGCGGGCAGCATCAGCCAGATCGCGCGCGGACCGTCGAGTTGTGTGACGAATTCTTCGAGGCTGGCCGCTGCGGTGGCGCCCTCGCCTTCCAGCTCGCTGACCGCGGCGGGGTTCACGTCATACACCACGCACGTGTGTCCACCGCGCATCAACCGGCGAACCAGGTTCGCGCCCATTCGTCCCAAACCAACCATGCCGAGTTGCATGACGCCCACCCTAGTGATCCGTCGCAGCAAACTCGCCGGATTCGAGGTCATGGCCTGGTACATGGCACAATCGTGGGCGTGCGAGCGGTGTTATGGGACATGGACGGCACTCTCGTCGACTCCGAAAAGCTCTGGGACGTCGCGATCAACGAGCTGTACACCCGCCACGGCCGGGTGTTGTCACCGGAGGTCCGCGACGCCACAGTGGGCGGCTCGGCCGACGGGGTGATCCGGATCGTGTTCGCCGACCTCGGTCTGGACCCGCACCCGGGGCACATGGCCGAGGTCGCGGACTGGATGCACGAGTACGTCGGAGAATTGTTTTCGACCGGCCTGCCGTGGTGTCCGGGCGCCCGGGAACTACTCGACGCGCTACGCGCCGCTGACGTGCCGATGGCGCTGGTGACCAACACTCGTCGGGGCCTGACCGAGAATGCGTTGAACAGCATTGGCAGGCATTATTTTTCGGCCACCGTATGCGGCGATGAGGTGCCCGAAGGCAAGCCCGCCCCGGACATTTACCTGCGCGCGGCCGAGCTCCTCGGGTTTGCCGCAGGTGAGTGTCTGGCGATCGAGGACTCGGTCACCGGCACCGCTGCCGCCGAAGACGCCGGCTGCCCGGTGCTTGTGGTGCCCAACGAGATCTACGTGCCGGCCGCCCCTGGCCGACAGCACGTTTCGTCGCTCGTCGGGTTGGGCATCCCGCAGCTGCGGCAGATCTACACGGACCTGCGGCTCGGGCTCGGCGAGCGCTCAGCGTGAACGGCTGACCGATATCGGCGTGGTGCGGCTGCGACTGTGCAATCGTGGTTGCCACCAGATTTCGCAGTGCTGCGGAAAGGACGCCTCATGGCTGGCCAAGGACCCACCAGCGATTCACCGACGGGACTCGAGGACGAGGACTTCTCCTCTGGCGGCACCGCGGTTCGGATAGCCTCGGTAGCCGCCTTGGGTGGTCTGCTCTTCGGCTACGACAGCGCGGTGATCAACGGTGCGGTTGACTCGATCCAGGAAGACTTCGGCATCGGTAACGCCGAACTCGGCTTCGCCGTCGCGTCGGCGTTGCTCGGCGCCGCGGCCGGCGCGATGTCCGCGGGCCGAATCGCAGACCGGATCGGCCGCATCTCCGTGATGAAGATCGCAGCGGTGTTCTTCCTCATCAGCGCCATCGGCACGGCGTTGGCGCCCAATGTGGCGACGGTGGTCATCTTCCGGATCGTCGGCGGCATCGGCGTCGGGATCGCCTCGGTGATCGCACCGGCGTATATCGCCGAGACCTCCCCACCGCGCATCCGGGGGCGGCTCGGCTCCCTTCAGCAGCTGGCCATCGTCTCCGGCATCTTCCTGTCTTTCGTCGTGAACTGGCTTCTCCAGCACGCCGCCGGTGGCCCCAACAAGGAACTGTGGCTACACCTCGACGCCTGGCGGTGGATGTTCCTGGCGATGGCGATTCCCGCGGTTCTGTACGGGACATTGGCGTTCACCATCCCGGAATCGCCGCGGTATCTGGTGGCCAGCCACAAGATACCGGAGGCCCGCCGGGTGTTGAGCATGCTGCTGGGTGAGAAGAACCTCGAGATCACCATCAGCCGCATCCGCGAGACATTGGAGCGGGAAGACAAGCCCTCCTGGCGGGATCTGCGCAAGCCGAGCGGCGGCCTCTACGGCATCGTCTGGGTTGGCTTGGGACTGTCGATCTTCCAACAGTTCGTCGGCATCAACGTGATCTTCTACTACTCGAATGTGCTGTGGCAGGCCGTCGGCTTCGACGCCGACCAATCGGCGATCTACACCGTGATCACGTCGGTGGTGAACGTCGCGACCACCCTGATCGCGATCGCTCTCATCGACAAGATCGGCCGGAAGCCATTGTTGTTGATCGGCTCGTCCGGCATGGCCGTCACCCTCATCACGATGGCCGTCATCTTCGCCAACGCGACTCTGGTCGACGGAAAGCCGAACCTGCCGGGCGCATCCGGAGTCATCGCGCTGATTGCCGCCAACCTTTTCGTGGTGGCGTTCGGCATGTCCTGGGGTCCGGTCGTCTGGGTCCTGCTCGGTGAGATGTTCCCCAATCGCATTCGTGCGGCCGCCCTGGGCCTGGCCGCGGCGGGACAGTGGGCGGCGAACTGGTTGATCACGGTGTCGTTCCCCGGCCTGCGTAACCATCTCGGCCTGGCATACGGGTTCTACGGCTTGTGCGCGGTGCTGTCGGGACTGTTCGTGTGGAAGTGGGTCATGGAGACCAAGGGCGTCTCGCTCGAGGACATGCACGCCGAAGTCCTGCACGAGGACAAGCCGGCCCGCTCCGGCTAGCCGAGGTCAGGGGACGTCGGTGTACACCCAGGTCGCCCCGGTGTTGGAAAAGGTGAACCCATTGCCGGTCTGTTCGCTCAGGCACGAAATGCCGGTCTGCTGCTGAATATTGCAGCGGAATCCGGCGGCAGCGAGAATGTTGTTGAACGGCAACGTCTTCGGCGCGCCCGACGGCTGTGTGAACTGGTCGGCTGGGATCGACGCGAACTGGGGATCGCCTTGCGTAGACACCGTGATCGAGTTGGGTGCGACGCTCTGCCCGCCGGTGTCGGTCACCGTATCCGGCGCGCCGGTCACGCCGATGCGCCCGGTCCCTGAGCTCGACTGGCACCCGGCCCAGGTACGGGGGACGATCACGCAACGCCAGCTGCCGCTCGGGCTGGTGAAGTAATAGCCCGAGTGGACGTCGTCGGTTCTGGTGTAGAAGTCGAATGCATTGACCAGTTTGTCATTGCTGGGTCGCGCTGAACTAGTGGCAGCGGGTGGCGGAGCCGTTTGCTCACCGGTCTCTTTGGTGGTGATGATCGGGTTCGAACAGCCGGCCAGGGCCACAATGACGGCGCCCAGGACGAACAGTGGCCGGGATCCTCGCACGAGATGCCAGCCTAGTGGCCGACCGGAAACCGCCGTGACGGCGGCTGCACGCGCATGGAACAATCGCAGGCCGTGAAGACCTTCGAGGAACTGTTCGCCGAACTGGGGGAGCGAGCCCGCACCCGACCGGCGGGCAGCGCCACCGTCGCCGCGCTGGACGGCGGTGTGCACGCCCTCGGCAAGAAGATCCTCGAAGAAGCCGGCGAGGTGTGGCTGGCCGCCGAGCACGAGTCCGACGAGGCGCTGGCCGAGGAGATCAGCCAGTTGTTCTACTGGGCGCAGGTCATGATGGTCGCCCGTGGCCTGACCCTCGACGACATCTACCGGAAGCTCTAGGTGGCTGCCATGTTGCGCGTTGCCGTCCCGAACAAGGGGGCGCTGTCCGAATCCGCCGCCGAGATCCTCTCGGAGGCCGGCTACCGGCGGCGCACCGATCCCAAAGACCT
Coding sequences within:
- the zwf gene encoding glucose-6-phosphate dehydrogenase, which produces MAAQSASAADVLVIFGITGDLARKMTFRSLYRLERRGLLGCPIVGVALDDWSADTLREHARAAIEATGEPVDDDVFARFAARLSMVSGDFADAATYTKVADAIKGRTYPVFYLEIPPSLFGRVVDGLAGAGLTGNARVVVEKPFGHDLSSAKALNDQLSAHLQEWQIYRIDHFLGKEPAMDIRYIRFSNSIIEPLWNRDRIEAVQITMAENFGVEDRGHFYDPVGALRDVVQNHLLQLIGLIASEPSSGGPDGFRDKRVELFKSIRPADPKHYVRGQYAGYRDIDGVAPDSQTETYTALKLYIDNWRWSGVPFFIRAGKALPVRATEIRVIFKRPPPLPFLPEIDEQNELIFRIDPNPGVDLVLQAKESGADATRAVNLCLVFADEMATAPEPYERLLGDAMRGDSSQFIREDGVEETWRVVEPLLDSPPPVEVYQPGSWGPKGADELVAGYPAWRQPWLPDHQ
- a CDS encoding sugar porter family MFS transporter; this encodes MAGQGPTSDSPTGLEDEDFSSGGTAVRIASVAALGGLLFGYDSAVINGAVDSIQEDFGIGNAELGFAVASALLGAAAGAMSAGRIADRIGRISVMKIAAVFFLISAIGTALAPNVATVVIFRIVGGIGVGIASVIAPAYIAETSPPRIRGRLGSLQQLAIVSGIFLSFVVNWLLQHAAGGPNKELWLHLDAWRWMFLAMAIPAVLYGTLAFTIPESPRYLVASHKIPEARRVLSMLLGEKNLEITISRIRETLEREDKPSWRDLRKPSGGLYGIVWVGLGLSIFQQFVGINVIFYYSNVLWQAVGFDADQSAIYTVITSVVNVATTLIAIALIDKIGRKPLLLIGSSGMAVTLITMAVIFANATLVDGKPNLPGASGVIALIAANLFVVAFGMSWGPVVWVLLGEMFPNRIRAAALGLAAAGQWAANWLITVSFPGLRNHLGLAYGFYGLCAVLSGLFVWKWVMETKGVSLEDMHAEVLHEDKPARSG
- a CDS encoding HAD family hydrolase produces the protein MRAVLWDMDGTLVDSEKLWDVAINELYTRHGRVLSPEVRDATVGGSADGVIRIVFADLGLDPHPGHMAEVADWMHEYVGELFSTGLPWCPGARELLDALRAADVPMALVTNTRRGLTENALNSIGRHYFSATVCGDEVPEGKPAPDIYLRAAELLGFAAGECLAIEDSVTGTAAAEDAGCPVLVVPNEIYVPAAPGRQHVSSLVGLGIPQLRQIYTDLRLGLGERSA
- the gnd gene encoding phosphogluconate dehydrogenase (NAD(+)-dependent, decarboxylating), producing MQLGMVGLGRMGANLVRRLMRGGHTCVVYDVNPAAVSELEGEGATAAASLEEFVTQLDGPRAIWLMLPAAIVDSTLDALVPLLSSGDTVIDGGNSYYRDDITRAQKLAESGLHYVDCGTSGGVWGLDRGYCLMIGGETEVVDRLDPIFKTIAPGIGTAEPTPSRPADATGTAPEGYLHCGPNGAGHFVKMVHNGVEYGMMAAIAEGLSIIKHANAGTVDRVVDAETTPLRDPWAYQYDINVGEVAEVWRRGSVVGSWLVDLIADAFAASPGLDQFSGRVSDSGEGRWTVLAAVDEGIPAPVITTALYERFQSRQLGDFTDKICSAMRSEFGGHAEKK
- a CDS encoding MGH1-like glycoside hydrolase domain-containing protein → MSTAEQTRLDEATTGVAPWRRWGTYLSERAWGSVREDYSADGDAWAYFPFDHARSRAYRWSDDGLAGWCDDEQTICLGVALWNGHDRILKERPYGVANEEGNHGEDVKDYWFYTDNLPTHAYASLVYKYPQAAFPYDDLLRTNQQRGPADDEYELFEALRQQWLEQRYFDVEVAYAKDGPEDVFCRITVTNRGPDAAPIHVLPQLWYRNTWSWDPDQDRPRITACGEGAARTWHPKLGQRWYTVTSSCGDTPRLVFCENETNNRLLFSSANTSATTKDGINDYLVDGIAGAVDPAAGSKLAAIVSSTVQPGESLTVTVRFASSDTVRPPEYADAVLAERKRESDEFYRSIATPDLSDDERLVQRQAFAGLLWCKQFYNYAVRRWLKGDPEQPPPPRERWSARNHDWQHFAVSAIILMPDAWEYPWFAAWDLAFHCVAMALIDPEFAKAQVLVLHGSTAQHPHGQIPAYEWKFGDTNPPVHAWAAWQVYQLDQLRSGVGDFDFLATAYRSATLNAMWWLNQKDETNRGVFGGGFLGMDNIGVFDRDEPLPTGGELAQVDGTAWMAALVFHLLEMAIELSQTDPSYTDMFSRWVWDAWLVANSLEKGTYRVSFWNDDTNFYHDVIEMPDGTSRSLEVFSIQAIVPLFAAIAIPTSATEVTSILRHCLEALAKTYEHTDDDVKLVMSGGDGTHLMIGVIHEDRLTHILRRLLDPEQFLSPNGIRSLSRYHRDHPYTYHVDGVDYVVDYQPAESRSRMFGGNSNWRGPVWLPTNFLIVQALNSYARFLGDTYRVPDPAGSADEVTLHVVADRLARQLTGLLVRDENGRRAVFGTNEYFQTDPHWRDLIPFHEYFDGDSGRGLGASHQTGWTATVAVLLQFRGSLYFRR
- a CDS encoding phosphoribosyl-ATP diphosphatase, with the translated sequence MEQSQAVKTFEELFAELGERARTRPAGSATVAALDGGVHALGKKILEEAGEVWLAAEHESDEALAEEISQLFYWAQVMMVARGLTLDDIYRKL